CGACCCAGGAGGCCGCCATGGACTGCCCCTTCTGCGACCCCGCGCCGGAACGGATCGTAGCCCAAAACGCCCTCGCCCTGGCCCTGCGGGACGGCTTCCCCGTCTCCCCCGGCCACACCCTGGCGGTGCCCCGCCGCCACGTGGCCTCCTGGTTCGACGCCACCGACGCCGAGCGCGCCGCCCTCTTAGCCCTCCTCGACGCGGTCCGGGAGACGCTCCTGCGCACGGAGCGCCCCCCCGACG
Above is a window of Acidobacteriota bacterium DNA encoding:
- a CDS encoding HIT family protein, coding for MDCPFCDPAPERIVAQNALALALRDGFPVSPGHTLAVPRRHVASWFDATDAERAALLALLDAVRETLLRTERPPDGFNLGINAGEAAGQTVPHLHVHLIPRYRGDVDDPTGGVRFVIPARGNYRRPGFIPAEAEP